The Nocardia sp. XZ_19_385 genome window below encodes:
- a CDS encoding GMC oxidoreductase, which yields MPAFDYDVVVIGSGFGGSVSALRLTEKGYKVGVLEAGRRWTAEDLPSTNWNVRKSIWAPRLGMTGTQRISLLGKCAVFSGAGVGGGSLIYGNTLYEPLPNFYTDKQWAHITDWKAELAPYYDQAKRMLGVAPNPRLSPADEVIKEIAEDLGVGETFHATNVGVFFNEADPGTEVEDPYFGGAGPRRRGCVHCAQCFTGCPHNAKNTTPTNYLYLAEQAGAEVHALTIATAVRPLPEGGYAIDTGRPDRWIRKQPRTFTAQQVVFAGAALGTQKLLHKMRDERVLPGLSPRLGELTRSNSEAILNVVSRTRKDFAEGIAITSSIHPEADTHIEVCHYGKGQNALFPLSAPIVDGGAFRFLRFLLAILVHPMVFLRSLNARRASEKSVILLVMQSLDNSLTSFRRRGQLKTKAGSGVANPTWIPLAHDVGRRFADKVGGDTHGMIMDVFNIPATAHYIGGCVIGENPETGVVDPYQRVFGYEGLHVADGSAVTANLGVNPSLTITAQAERAMAFWPNKGAADPRPELGTAYQRINPVAPEQPTVPAAAPGALRLPITPVS from the coding sequence TCGGGGTGCTGGAAGCGGGCCGGCGCTGGACCGCCGAGGACTTGCCGAGCACGAACTGGAATGTGCGCAAATCGATTTGGGCGCCACGGCTGGGTATGACCGGCACCCAGCGGATCAGCCTGCTGGGCAAGTGCGCGGTGTTCTCCGGCGCGGGTGTCGGCGGCGGATCGCTGATCTACGGCAACACCCTCTACGAGCCGCTGCCGAACTTCTACACCGACAAGCAGTGGGCGCACATCACCGACTGGAAAGCCGAGCTGGCCCCGTACTACGACCAGGCCAAACGCATGCTGGGGGTGGCGCCGAACCCGCGCCTGTCCCCCGCCGACGAGGTGATCAAGGAGATCGCCGAGGACCTGGGCGTCGGCGAGACCTTCCACGCCACGAATGTGGGCGTGTTCTTCAACGAGGCCGATCCGGGCACCGAGGTCGAGGATCCGTACTTCGGCGGCGCGGGCCCGCGCCGGCGCGGCTGCGTGCACTGTGCGCAATGCTTCACCGGCTGCCCGCACAACGCCAAGAACACCACCCCGACCAACTATCTCTACCTGGCCGAACAGGCGGGCGCCGAGGTGCACGCCCTCACCATCGCCACCGCCGTCCGGCCACTGCCCGAAGGCGGCTACGCCATCGACACCGGCCGCCCGGACCGCTGGATCCGCAAGCAGCCCAGGACGTTCACCGCACAGCAGGTGGTGTTCGCCGGAGCCGCGCTGGGCACCCAGAAGCTGCTGCACAAGATGCGGGACGAGCGGGTGCTGCCCGGGTTGTCGCCGCGGCTGGGCGAGCTGACGCGCAGTAATTCCGAGGCGATCCTGAATGTGGTGAGCCGCACACGCAAGGATTTCGCCGAGGGCATCGCGATCACGTCCTCGATTCATCCCGAAGCCGACACCCACATCGAGGTGTGCCACTACGGCAAGGGACAGAACGCGCTGTTCCCGTTGTCGGCGCCGATCGTGGACGGCGGCGCGTTCCGGTTCCTGCGCTTCCTGCTCGCGATCCTGGTGCATCCCATGGTGTTCCTGCGCAGCCTCAATGCCCGGCGGGCGTCGGAGAAGTCGGTGATCCTGCTGGTCATGCAGTCGCTGGACAACTCGCTGACCTCCTTCCGCAGGCGCGGGCAGCTCAAGACCAAGGCGGGCAGCGGGGTGGCGAACCCGACCTGGATTCCGCTCGCGCACGATGTCGGGCGCCGGTTCGCCGACAAGGTCGGCGGCGATACCCACGGCATGATCATGGACGTGTTCAACATTCCCGCGACCGCGCACTACATCGGCGGGTGCGTGATCGGCGAGAACCCGGAAACCGGTGTGGTCGATCCGTATCAGCGGGTTTTCGGCTACGAGGGGTTGCATGTCGCCGACGGCTCGGCGGTCACCGCCAACCTCGGCGTGAACCCGTCGCTGACCATCACCGCGCAGGCCGAGCGCGCAATGGCGTTCTGGCCCAACAAGGGTGCGGCCGACCCGCGTCCGGAGCTCGGCACGGCATACCAGCGGATCAATCCGGTGGCGCCGGAGCAGCCGACCGTTCCGGCGGCGGCACCTGGGGCGTTGCGCCTGCCGATCACGCCGGTGTCGTGA
- a CDS encoding DUF2252 domain-containing protein gives MSDSGIDLRTYVPETEVRARGRALREATPVTARDRAATGPDRPDVVAFLRASHANRLPHLVPLRVGRMMSSPFTFYRGAAGLMAADLHGSPVSGLNAQICGDAHAANFGLFGTSQGEIIMDINDFDESVPGPWEWDLERLAASLVLAGRESGVDADGCRAAARDAARAYRMEIDQLARMHFLEAWTALPDESVIGKAKADDLLDNFKKAAKKARKNTSAKVAAKWTHIDDHKTGIHKHKFVSEPPVLTTVDDRVAEAVIDGLERYAVTLRDSRANLLSRFAVSDIAFRIVGTGSVGLHSYVALLHGNDGEVLVLQLKQSIPSALSPFLPVPPVLHEGERIAQAASLVQAQSDLLLGWTSVELANPHDGSPEQLPFIVRQFRNFKGSIDPATLSADDLDDYGRLAGALLARAHSRSLDPRLTAGYLDGDEQFEDAVAAFAVRYADRTEEDHAVLVAAVEAGKLAAELPLD, from the coding sequence GTGTCAGACAGTGGTATCGACTTACGCACCTACGTTCCGGAAACGGAGGTCCGGGCCCGTGGCCGCGCGCTGCGGGAGGCGACGCCGGTGACGGCCCGCGACCGCGCCGCCACCGGCCCGGACCGCCCGGACGTCGTGGCCTTCCTGCGCGCCTCACATGCGAATCGGTTGCCGCATCTGGTGCCGTTGCGCGTCGGCCGGATGATGTCGAGCCCGTTCACCTTCTATCGTGGCGCGGCCGGGTTGATGGCGGCGGACCTGCACGGCAGCCCGGTGTCCGGATTGAACGCGCAGATCTGCGGTGACGCGCACGCCGCGAACTTCGGCCTGTTCGGCACGTCGCAGGGCGAAATCATCATGGACATCAATGATTTCGACGAAAGCGTGCCCGGGCCGTGGGAGTGGGATCTGGAGCGGCTGGCGGCCAGCCTGGTGCTGGCCGGGCGGGAATCCGGGGTGGACGCCGACGGCTGCCGGGCTGCCGCGCGCGACGCCGCCCGGGCGTATCGCATGGAGATCGACCAGCTGGCCCGGATGCATTTCCTGGAGGCCTGGACCGCGCTGCCGGACGAATCCGTGATCGGCAAGGCCAAGGCCGACGACCTGCTGGACAACTTCAAGAAGGCCGCCAAGAAGGCCCGCAAGAACACCAGCGCCAAGGTGGCGGCGAAGTGGACCCACATCGACGATCACAAAACCGGCATCCACAAGCACAAGTTCGTCAGCGAGCCGCCGGTGCTCACCACGGTCGATGACCGGGTCGCCGAGGCGGTGATCGACGGCCTGGAACGCTACGCCGTCACCCTGCGCGACTCGCGCGCCAACCTGCTGTCCCGATTCGCGGTGTCCGACATCGCCTTCCGCATCGTCGGTACCGGCAGCGTCGGCTTGCACAGCTATGTGGCGCTGCTGCACGGCAACGACGGCGAAGTGCTGGTGCTGCAGCTCAAGCAGTCCATCCCCTCGGCGCTGTCGCCGTTCCTGCCGGTGCCGCCCGTGCTGCACGAGGGTGAGCGAATCGCCCAGGCCGCCAGCCTCGTTCAGGCGCAGAGCGACCTGCTCCTCGGCTGGACCTCGGTGGAACTGGCCAACCCGCACGACGGCTCCCCGGAACAATTGCCGTTCATTGTGCGGCAGTTCCGCAATTTCAAGGGCAGCATCGACCCGGCCACCCTGTCCGCCGACGACCTCGACGACTACGGCCGCCTCGCCGGAGCCCTGCTCGCCCGGGCGCACTCACGATCCCTGGATCCGCGCCTGACCGCCGGCTATCTCGACGGTGACGAACAGTTCGAGGACGCCGTCGCCGCCTTCGCGGTGCGCTACGCCGACCGCACCGAGGAAGACCACGCGGTGCTCGTCGCGGCCGTCGAGGCCGGGAAGCTGGCCGCCGAATTGCCGCTGGATTGA